In Acanthopagrus latus isolate v.2019 chromosome 17, fAcaLat1.1, whole genome shotgun sequence, the following are encoded in one genomic region:
- the LOC119006670 gene encoding uncharacterized protein LOC119006670 → MILFLLYLHSCSLLCVQQRATMSNINATELQSLLLSFLQHCLNSTSILSPLTPQNYTTQQAVPHVAGARAHAQSQGMMYILLVVGMFSFFTFGIMLSYIRSKKLESSHDPYHQYIAQDWTTVMTPSRVVTQALHREDGGNGARSKEPIVICNPATLEQLPD, encoded by the coding sequence ATGATTCTTTTTCTCCTCTACCTCCACAGTTGCAGTTTGCTTtgtgtccagcagagggcaacCATGTCAAACATCAACGCCACTGAGCTGCAGTCGCTCCTGCTCTCCTTCCTGCAGCACTGCCTCAACAGCACAAGTATACTGTCTCCACTGACACCCCAGAACTACACCACCCAGCAGGCTGTGCCCCACGTGGCCGGAGCCAGGGCCCATGCTCAGTCTCAGGGCATGATGTACATCTTGCTGGTGGTTGGCATGTTCAGCTTCTTCACGTTCGGCATCATGCTCAGCTACATTCGCTCCAAGAAGCTGGAGAGCTCTCATGACCCGTACCACCAGTACATCGCCCAAGACTGGACCACGGTGATGACTCCGTCCAGGGTCGTCACTCAGGCTCTGCACAGGGAGGACGGAGGTAACGGAGCCAGAAGCAAAGAGCCCATCGTCATCTGCAACCCTGCGACACTGGAGCAGCTGCCAGACTAG
- the dnajc28 gene encoding dnaJ homolog subfamily C member 28, giving the protein MSCTFQLLVSRTDFCHGRFLLVLSQRSPLLRTLSSGPQVSRSLRESYRLLQLPDERDSSPVQVKEAYLRLAKLYHPDSGAPTADAVLFARVEEAYRAVLAHQSKTNKPDGGKEVEDEESRGTAFAHRQYLSYEGVGSGTPSQRERQYRQIRVDRASNQILNYRQREHERAAAAEGALVERDMRQRSRKIKITQAVERLVEDLIQESMARGDFRNLSGAGKPLNKFEHNPYADPMTHNLNRILIDNGYQPPWVVTQRDIRETTAHIRKRLLEGRARLGDPMSPKESSQWEQLCASVEEELVKLNKMVDNYNLIVPMLKMQMVHFSLSREIDRAVKGAHQHRLEQQREREKERERRKEEKKRANALNKTKNTKQGLMSWMKSFL; this is encoded by the coding sequence ATGAGCTGCACTTTCCAACTCCTGGTTTCCCGCACCGACTTCTGCCATGGCCGGTTTCTGCTGGTCTTGTCACAACGGTCCCCATTGCTCAGAACGCTCAGCTCCGGTCCCCAGGTCAGTCGCAGCCTGCGAGAGAGCTACAGGCTTCTCCAACTTCCTGACGAGCGAGACAGCAGTCCTGTGCAGGTGAAAGAGGCTTACTTACGCCTAGCCAAGCTCTACCACCCGGACTCTGGGGCTCCGACTGCAGATGCAGTGCTGTTTGCTCGGGTTGAGGAGGCCTACCGGGCTGTGCTGGCACATCAGAGCAAGACAAATAAACCTGATGGAGGGAAGGAAGTGGAAGATGAGGAGTCCAGAGGCACAGCATTTGCACACAGACAGTACCTCAGTTATGAAGGTGTGGGTTCAGGCACGCCCAGCCAGCGTGAGCGTCAGTACCGGCAGATTCGAGTAGACCGGGCGTCCAACCAGATTTTGAACTACCGGCAGAGGGAGCACGAGagggcagctgctgcagagggggCGCTGGTGGAACGTGACATGCGTCAGCGCAGTCGAAAGATCAAAATCACCCAGGCTGTGGAGCGGCTTGTGGAGGACTTGATCCAGGAGTCCATGGCCCGGGGAGACTTCAGGAACCTCAGTGGAGCTGGAAAGCCTCTCAATAAGTTTGAGCACAATCCATATGCTGATCCTATGACCCACAACCTCAACCGCATCCTCATAGACAATGGTTACCAGCCACCGTGGGTTGTCACACAGCGCGACATCCGAGAGACCACAGCTCATATCCGAAAGCGGTTATTGGAGGGGAGGGCCAGACTCGGTGACCCCATGAGCCCCAAAGAGAGCAGCCAATGGGAGCAGCTGTGTGCATCTGTAGAGGAGGAGCTGGTGAAACTCAACAAGATGGTGGACAATTACAACCTCATCGTGCCGATGCTCAAAATGCAAATGGTTCACTTCAGTTTGTCACGAGAGATTGACCGTGCTGTGAAAGGAGCCCACCAACACAgactggagcagcagagagagagagagaaggaaagagagaggcggaaggaagagaaaaaaagagccaaTGCACtaaataagacaaaaaataccaaacaagGCCTGATGTCTTGGATGAAGAGTTTTCTCTAG